From the Streptomyces sp. Tu 2975 genome, one window contains:
- a CDS encoding ABC transporter permease: MSTQTHGGQVPGTTRIHNIGYRNYDGPRLGRAYARRSLFSQSLRGAFGLGRSAKSKVLPMILLGIMCMVAAIIVAVAVATPNMTDLPLKYTRYAIIMQALIALFLASQAPQSVSRDLRFKSVPLYFSRPIERVDYVLAKFAAMASAVFVLTAAPLVILYAGALLAKFDFADQTKGFAQGLVSVAVLSVLFGGIGLVLAAFTPRRGFGVAAVIATLTITYGAVSTVQAIAWETGSAGVIQWLGLFSPVTLIDGLQTAFLGATSAFPGGEGPGAGVGVVYLLVVLALVAGSYGVLMRRYRKVGL; this comes from the coding sequence ATGAGCACCCAGACCCACGGCGGCCAGGTGCCCGGTACGACGCGGATCCACAACATCGGATACCGCAACTACGACGGCCCCCGCCTCGGACGCGCCTATGCGCGCCGCTCCCTCTTCTCGCAGTCGCTGCGCGGCGCCTTCGGTCTCGGCCGCTCGGCCAAGTCCAAGGTGCTGCCGATGATCCTGCTCGGCATCATGTGCATGGTCGCGGCGATCATCGTGGCCGTGGCCGTCGCCACCCCCAACATGACCGACCTGCCGCTGAAGTACACGCGCTACGCGATCATCATGCAGGCGCTGATCGCGTTGTTCCTCGCCTCGCAGGCCCCGCAGTCCGTCTCCCGCGATCTGCGTTTCAAGTCCGTGCCGCTGTACTTCTCCCGACCGATCGAACGCGTCGACTACGTCCTCGCCAAGTTCGCGGCCATGGCCTCCGCCGTCTTCGTGCTCACCGCCGCACCGCTGGTGATCCTCTACGCGGGTGCGCTGCTGGCGAAGTTCGACTTCGCCGACCAGACGAAGGGCTTCGCGCAGGGACTGGTCTCCGTGGCTGTGCTCTCCGTCCTGTTCGGCGGGATCGGGCTCGTGCTCGCCGCGTTCACCCCCCGCCGAGGCTTCGGCGTCGCCGCCGTGATCGCGACGCTCACCATCACCTACGGCGCGGTCTCCACCGTCCAGGCCATCGCCTGGGAGACGGGCTCCGCCGGTGTGATCCAGTGGCTGGGCCTGTTCTCACCGGTCACGCTCATCGACGGGTTGCAGACCGCCTTCCTCGGCGCGACCTCCGCCTTCCCCGGTGGTGAGGGACCCGGCGCCGGCGTCGGAGTCGTCTACCTGCTCGTCGTCCTCGCGCTCGTCGCCGGTTCGTACGGCGTCCTCATGCGCC
- a CDS encoding MerR family transcriptional regulator, with the protein MPDQSAAEYRIEDLAHHSGATVRTIRAYQDRGLLPRPERRGRSNVYGPAHLDRLHQIADLLDRGYTLASIKELLDAWDTGRGLGGVLGLAAEVQGPWTDEEVARISRAELERRFGGVPDEDALAEAVALGVLEPVPGIEDEFLVPSPQELAVAAELHAAGVPLTAISVHLREVRQQVEHIASRFLEFTTEHVFARFLEHGPPTDADATEAAALVRRLRPLARQTIDAELARAMRLFATLHLRHHLMAEAPPKVEEELATVALPAGTMQAVRRLVGAAEAAAFVHAATEREVHNRTLETLASNYAKSTEVDQMD; encoded by the coding sequence TTGCCGGACCAGTCAGCAGCGGAATACCGGATCGAGGACCTGGCGCACCACAGCGGGGCAACGGTCCGGACCATCCGCGCCTATCAGGACCGCGGGCTGCTGCCCAGGCCGGAGCGACGGGGCCGTTCCAACGTGTACGGCCCCGCACACCTCGACCGCCTGCACCAGATCGCGGACCTCCTCGACCGGGGCTACACCCTGGCTTCCATCAAGGAGCTTCTGGACGCCTGGGACACCGGTCGCGGCCTCGGCGGAGTGCTCGGCCTGGCGGCCGAGGTGCAGGGGCCGTGGACCGACGAGGAAGTCGCGAGGATCTCCCGTGCGGAGCTGGAGCGACGGTTCGGCGGTGTTCCCGACGAGGACGCTCTCGCGGAAGCGGTGGCGCTGGGCGTACTGGAACCGGTGCCTGGCATCGAGGACGAATTCCTCGTGCCGAGCCCGCAAGAGCTGGCCGTGGCGGCGGAGTTGCATGCGGCCGGTGTTCCGCTGACCGCAATATCGGTTCATCTCAGGGAGGTTCGACAGCAGGTCGAGCACATCGCCTCCAGGTTCCTGGAGTTCACGACGGAGCATGTCTTCGCCCGGTTCCTGGAACACGGACCGCCGACCGACGCAGATGCTACGGAGGCAGCGGCACTGGTACGGCGGCTACGCCCGCTCGCCCGGCAGACGATCGACGCCGAACTCGCGCGTGCCATGCGGTTGTTCGCCACTCTCCACCTCCGTCACCACCTCATGGCCGAAGCGCCGCCGAAAGTGGAGGAGGAGCTTGCGACGGTCGCCCTTCCGGCCGGAACGATGCAGGCCGTACGGCGGCTGGTTGGCGCGGCTGAGGCTGCTGCCTTTGTTCACGCCGCTACCGAACGAGAGGTGCACAACAGGACATTGGAAACATTGGCATCAAACTATGCAAAATCGACGGAGGTTGACCAAATGGACTAA
- a CDS encoding SDR family oxidoreductase: MSVRGLPTARERRISTGGIELCVAELGDATRPTVVLVHGYPDSKEVWSEVAARLAERFHVVLYDVRGHGRSTAPVPLRGGFTLEKLTDDFLAVADAVSPDRPVHLVGHDWGSVQAWEFVTVGRTEGRIASFTSMSGPSLDHFGHWIKRRTIRPTPRRVGQLLGQGAKSWYVYLLHTPVLPELAWRGPLGKYWPGILQRVEKVPAGDYPTASLPQDAARGAWLYRDNVRARLRRPRTDAHAHAPVQLITPTGDAFLSERLYDDLDDWVPQLTRRSLAAKHWVPRTRPDQLGTWIADFVEANEGGADRSVGSGGQQTEARPAAGPYAEHFAGRLVLVTGAASGIGRATALAFAAAGARVVAADRDAAGAAGTVETCLLRGALDAWAEAVDVSDEQAMEKLAEKVAAEYGVVDVLVNNAGVGLSGPFLDTSSDDWKQVLDVNLWGVIHGCRIFGGQMAERGQGGHIVNTASAAAYLPSRALPAYSTSKAAVLMLSECLRAELAGRDIGVTAVCPGIVNTNITSTARFAGVDAIEEKRRQNRTARLYGLRNYPPEKVADAILRAVVRNQAVVPVTPEARGARLLSRISPGLLRAIARIKPRL, translated from the coding sequence TTGAGCGTGCGAGGACTGCCGACGGCGCGCGAGCGCCGGATCAGTACGGGAGGGATCGAGCTGTGCGTCGCCGAGCTCGGCGACGCGACACGGCCGACCGTGGTGCTCGTCCACGGCTATCCCGACAGCAAGGAGGTCTGGTCGGAGGTCGCGGCCCGCCTCGCGGAGCGCTTCCATGTGGTGCTGTACGACGTCCGCGGCCATGGACGCTCCACTGCGCCGGTCCCGCTGCGCGGCGGATTCACCCTCGAGAAGCTGACGGACGACTTCCTGGCGGTCGCCGACGCCGTGAGCCCGGACCGGCCCGTACACCTGGTCGGACACGACTGGGGCTCCGTGCAGGCGTGGGAGTTCGTCACGGTCGGGCGGACCGAGGGTCGCATCGCCTCCTTCACCTCCATGTCGGGCCCGTCCCTGGACCACTTCGGCCACTGGATCAAACGGCGGACGATCCGTCCGACCCCCAGAAGGGTGGGACAACTGCTCGGCCAGGGCGCCAAGTCCTGGTACGTGTACCTGCTGCACACACCGGTACTGCCCGAACTGGCCTGGCGCGGCCCGCTGGGCAAGTACTGGCCGGGGATTCTTCAGCGGGTCGAGAAGGTGCCCGCAGGCGACTACCCGACGGCGTCACTGCCGCAGGACGCTGCCCGCGGCGCCTGGCTCTACCGCGACAACGTCCGAGCGCGGCTGCGCCGTCCGCGCACCGACGCCCACGCCCACGCTCCGGTCCAGCTGATCACCCCGACCGGTGACGCGTTCCTCTCCGAGCGGCTGTACGACGATCTCGACGACTGGGTACCGCAGTTGACCCGCCGCTCGCTGGCCGCCAAGCACTGGGTGCCCCGGACGCGACCTGATCAACTCGGCACCTGGATCGCCGACTTCGTCGAGGCCAACGAGGGCGGTGCCGACAGGTCGGTCGGCTCGGGCGGACAGCAGACGGAGGCGCGGCCGGCAGCAGGACCGTACGCGGAACACTTCGCCGGCCGGCTGGTCCTGGTGACCGGGGCGGCCAGCGGCATCGGCCGGGCCACGGCGCTCGCCTTCGCGGCGGCCGGGGCGCGCGTGGTGGCCGCGGACCGGGACGCCGCAGGCGCGGCCGGCACAGTGGAGACGTGCCTGCTCAGAGGCGCCCTCGACGCCTGGGCCGAGGCGGTGGACGTCAGCGACGAGCAGGCCATGGAAAAGCTGGCAGAGAAGGTCGCCGCCGAGTACGGCGTCGTCGATGTGCTGGTCAACAACGCCGGGGTCGGCCTCTCCGGCCCTTTCCTGGACACGAGCTCGGACGACTGGAAACAGGTCCTGGACGTCAACTTGTGGGGAGTGATCCACGGTTGCCGGATCTTCGGCGGTCAGATGGCCGAGCGCGGCCAGGGTGGCCACATAGTCAACACCGCTTCTGCCGCCGCCTATCTGCCGTCCAGGGCCCTGCCCGCGTACAGCACCTCGAAGGCCGCGGTGCTGATGCTCAGCGAGTGCCTGCGCGCCGAACTGGCCGGCCGGGACATCGGGGTCACCGCGGTCTGCCCCGGGATCGTCAACACCAACATCACCTCCACCGCACGCTTCGCAGGGGTGGACGCGATCGAGGAGAAGCGGCGGCAGAACAGGACGGCCCGGCTGTACGGGTTGCGCAACTACCCTCCGGAGAAGGTCGCGGACGCCATCCTGCGTGCGGTGGTGCGGAACCAGGCCGTCGTACCGGTCACCCCGGAGGCGCGTGGAGCCCGGCTGCTGTCACGCATCTCGCCGGGGCTGCTGCGCGCAATCGCCAGGATCAAGCCGAGGCTCTGA
- a CDS encoding Cof-type HAD-IIB family hydrolase, whose amino-acid sequence MTSATDLRRLPATTPRLIATDLDGTLLRDDKSVSDRTIAALAAAEEAGIEVFFVTGRPARWMDVVSAHVHGHGLAICANGAAVVDLHAGGKMLEVRDLPRSTAMEVVRTLRTTAPGTSFAVELTTGIHYEPDYPPFHLDPGATIAPVEKLLHEEEPGEGVPVLKLLAHHPELQPDGFLTLARTAAGAVASFTRSSPTALLEVSGPGVSKASTLALCCAQRGISSDEVVAFGDMPNDVEMLTWAGTSYAMGNAHPDVLAAASRRTVANNDDGVAVVIEEILARRSGQL is encoded by the coding sequence GTGACCTCAGCTACCGATCTCCGCCGCCTGCCCGCCACCACGCCCCGGCTGATCGCCACCGACCTCGACGGCACTCTGCTGCGCGACGACAAGTCGGTCTCCGACCGCACGATCGCCGCTCTCGCGGCCGCCGAGGAGGCAGGGATCGAGGTCTTCTTCGTCACCGGGAGGCCCGCCCGCTGGATGGACGTCGTCAGCGCCCATGTCCACGGCCACGGTCTCGCCATCTGCGCGAACGGCGCCGCGGTGGTCGACCTGCATGCGGGCGGCAAGATGCTGGAGGTCCGCGACCTGCCCCGGAGTACGGCCATGGAGGTCGTGCGGACGCTGCGCACGACCGCTCCCGGCACGTCGTTCGCGGTCGAGCTGACCACCGGCATCCACTACGAGCCCGACTATCCGCCCTTCCATCTCGACCCCGGAGCGACCATCGCCCCGGTGGAGAAGCTGCTCCACGAGGAGGAGCCGGGCGAGGGCGTCCCCGTGCTCAAGCTGCTCGCCCACCATCCGGAGCTCCAGCCGGACGGCTTCCTCACCCTGGCCCGCACGGCAGCGGGCGCCGTCGCGTCGTTCACCCGCTCCAGCCCGACCGCGCTCCTGGAGGTCAGCGGACCGGGCGTGAGCAAGGCCAGCACCCTCGCGCTGTGCTGCGCACAGCGGGGCATCTCCTCCGACGAGGTGGTGGCGTTCGGCGACATGCCGAACGACGTGGAGATGCTGACCTGGGCGGGGACCTCCTACGCCATGGGAAACGCGCATCCCGACGTGCTCGCGGCCGCTTCCCGGCGCACGGTCGCCAACAACGACGACGGTGTCGCGGTGGTCATCGAGGAGATCCTGGCCCGGCGCTCGGGGCAGCTCTGA
- a CDS encoding RNA 2'-phosphotransferase, producing MNPKSEHGGAEPPDERRTVKVSKYLSKHLRHQPDRIGITLDANGWVEIDELMRAASEHGFRFTHAELEHVVAVNDKRRFTIDGTRIRANQGHTVAVDLDLPAAEPPEYLYHGTVSHNLNAIRANGLLPMARHDVHLSPDRETATRVGARRGRPVVLSVHAGALHRAGHVFRVSANGVWLTASVPPRFIRFPDAGRP from the coding sequence ATGAACCCGAAATCTGAGCACGGCGGGGCAGAGCCGCCCGACGAGAGACGCACTGTCAAGGTGTCGAAGTACCTCTCGAAGCATCTGCGCCACCAACCGGACCGGATCGGCATCACTCTCGACGCCAACGGCTGGGTGGAGATCGATGAACTGATGCGGGCCGCGTCCGAGCACGGCTTCCGTTTCACCCACGCCGAGCTCGAGCATGTCGTCGCCGTCAACGACAAACGCCGTTTCACCATCGACGGCACCCGCATCCGCGCCAACCAGGGCCACACCGTCGCCGTCGATCTCGACCTGCCCGCCGCCGAGCCGCCCGAGTACCTGTACCACGGCACCGTCTCCCACAACCTGAACGCGATCCGCGCGAACGGCCTGCTGCCCATGGCCCGCCACGACGTGCACCTCTCGCCCGACCGGGAGACGGCGACCCGCGTGGGCGCCCGGCGTGGCCGACCCGTCGTCCTCTCCGTCCACGCCGGAGCGCTGCACCGGGCCGGCCATGTCTTCCGGGTCAGCGCCAACGGCGTCTGGCTCACCGCTTCCGTACCGCCCCGGTTCATCCGCTTCCCCGACGCCGGGCGCCCCTGA
- a CDS encoding ABC transporter ATP-binding protein: protein MIATESLSKRFPRVTALDRLSLDIGPGVTGLVGANGAGKSTLIKILLGLSPATEGRAAVLGLDVATDGARIREQVGYMPEHDCLPPDVSATEFVVHMARMSGLPPTAARERTADTLRHVGLYEERYRPIGGYSTGMKQRVKLAQALVHDPKLVLLDEPTNGLDPVGRDEMLGLIRRVHTDFGISVLVTSHLLGELERTCDHVVVVDGGTLLRSSSTKEFTQTTTTLAVEVTDSDAHPDGTAALRAALTAAGLKLHDRTEDGLPGAGHILLLEAAGEETYDTVRDAVAELGLGLVRMEQRRHHIAEVFRPEAAKAMEVQA from the coding sequence GTGATCGCGACCGAAAGCCTGAGCAAGCGGTTCCCCAGGGTGACCGCGCTTGACCGGCTCTCCTTGGACATCGGCCCCGGTGTGACCGGCCTGGTGGGCGCCAACGGAGCCGGCAAGTCCACGTTGATCAAGATCCTGCTGGGTCTGTCCCCCGCCACGGAAGGCCGCGCCGCCGTGCTCGGCCTGGATGTCGCCACCGACGGCGCCCGTATCCGCGAGCAGGTGGGCTACATGCCCGAGCACGACTGCCTGCCGCCGGACGTCTCCGCCACGGAGTTCGTCGTCCACATGGCGCGCATGTCCGGCCTCCCGCCGACCGCCGCACGAGAACGCACCGCGGACACGCTGCGCCACGTCGGCCTGTACGAGGAGCGGTACCGCCCCATCGGCGGTTACTCGACCGGCATGAAGCAGCGGGTGAAACTCGCGCAGGCCCTGGTCCACGACCCGAAGCTGGTGCTGCTCGACGAGCCGACCAACGGTCTCGACCCGGTCGGCCGTGACGAGATGCTCGGCCTGATCCGGCGCGTCCACACCGACTTCGGCATCTCGGTCCTGGTCACCTCTCATCTGCTCGGAGAGCTCGAGCGCACCTGCGACCATGTCGTCGTCGTCGACGGCGGCACCCTGCTGCGCTCCAGCTCCACCAAGGAGTTCACGCAGACGACGACCACCCTGGCGGTCGAGGTCACCGACTCCGACGCACACCCCGACGGTACGGCCGCGCTCCGTGCGGCCCTCACCGCCGCCGGGCTCAAGCTGCACGACCGCACGGAGGACGGGCTGCCCGGCGCCGGCCACATCCTCCTGCTCGAGGCGGCCGGCGAAGAGACGTACGACACCGTGCGCGACGCCGTCGCCGAACTCGGTCTCGGGCTCGTGCGCATGGAACAGCGACGCCACCACATCGCGGAGGTCTTCCGCCCTGAGGCCGCCAAGGCCATGGAGGTGCAGGCCTGA
- a CDS encoding LLM class flavin-dependent oxidoreductase, with amino-acid sequence MRLSTVILPVRPWRSGGRDEWLRAEQLGFHTAYTYDHLSWRTFRDGPWYGAVPTLTAAAAATDRLRLGTLVTSPNFRHPVTLAKDLISLDDVSDGRITLGIGAGGTGFDATVLGQEAWTPRERADRFAEFVPLLDRLLTEGSVTHEGSFYSAVEARNIPGCVQRPRLPFAIAATGPRGLKLAARYGQAWVTTGDPKLFETGTPEQSLEAISGQIDKLAKACADTGRNVAELDKILLTGFTPDRGRPLESLDAFVDFAGKHIELGFTEIVIHAPIPDSDFAADRAVFERIATEAPAQLGG; translated from the coding sequence ATGCGTCTGAGCACTGTGATACTCCCCGTCCGCCCGTGGCGGAGCGGTGGCCGCGACGAGTGGCTGCGCGCCGAGCAGCTCGGCTTCCACACCGCGTACACGTACGACCACCTTTCGTGGCGGACCTTCCGTGACGGTCCCTGGTACGGGGCCGTCCCGACGCTGACCGCCGCTGCCGCGGCGACCGACCGGCTGCGCCTCGGGACGCTGGTCACTTCGCCGAACTTCCGGCATCCGGTGACGCTTGCGAAGGACCTGATCTCGCTGGACGACGTCTCGGACGGGCGGATCACCCTGGGCATCGGTGCGGGCGGGACCGGCTTCGACGCCACCGTCCTGGGCCAGGAGGCGTGGACGCCGCGGGAGCGGGCGGACCGCTTCGCCGAGTTCGTGCCGCTGCTCGACCGGCTGTTGACCGAGGGCTCCGTGACGCACGAGGGGTCTTTCTACTCCGCTGTGGAGGCCAGGAACATCCCCGGGTGCGTGCAGCGGCCGCGGCTGCCGTTCGCGATCGCCGCCACCGGTCCGCGCGGGCTGAAGCTCGCAGCGCGGTACGGGCAGGCGTGGGTGACCACCGGAGACCCGAAGCTGTTCGAGACGGGCACCCCCGAGCAGTCCCTGGAAGCCATCAGCGGCCAGATCGACAAGCTTGCCAAGGCCTGTGCCGACACCGGCAGGAACGTGGCAGAGCTGGACAAGATCCTGCTGACCGGCTTCACCCCAGACCGCGGGCGTCCGCTCGAGTCGCTGGACGCGTTCGTGGACTTCGCGGGCAAGCACATCGAGCTCGGGTTCACCGAGATCGTGATCCACGCCCCGATCCCCGATTCGGACTTCGCCGCCGACCGGGCGGTCTTCGAGCGGATCGCGACGGAGGCGCCGGCCCAGCTGGGCGGCTGA